In Paenibacillus sonchi, a single genomic region encodes these proteins:
- a CDS encoding SDR family NAD(P)-dependent oxidoreductase: MNNLFDLSGKVAVVTGAAGGIGAELAKALAAQGADVALLDLRPDKLITPAREIESAGRQTLSLGCDVIREDEIEAAVQAILQHWGKIDILVNNAGVASAGSVEELEEREWDRVIDTNLKSIFLMSKHVIKPMKERRYGRIINMASVCGMTGSKSFPLHAYNASKGAVLSMTRGMGASLAPYGITVNAIGPSLFRTEMTERALYQDSFLQLYNAQCPIGRPGNPEELNGAAIYFASDASSYTTGQTLYVDGGWTSV, from the coding sequence ATGAATAATCTGTTTGATTTAAGCGGCAAAGTGGCCGTTGTAACCGGCGCAGCTGGCGGGATTGGCGCAGAATTGGCTAAGGCGCTCGCCGCCCAGGGCGCGGATGTGGCCCTTCTGGATCTAAGACCGGACAAGCTGATAACACCGGCCAGGGAGATCGAATCCGCAGGCCGCCAGACCCTGTCACTGGGATGCGATGTCATCCGGGAGGATGAGATTGAGGCTGCGGTCCAGGCGATTTTACAGCATTGGGGCAAAATCGATATTCTGGTGAACAATGCCGGGGTCGCCTCCGCCGGTTCAGTGGAGGAGCTGGAAGAGCGGGAATGGGACCGGGTGATCGACACCAACCTGAAAAGTATATTTCTTATGTCCAAGCATGTCATTAAGCCCATGAAGGAGAGAAGGTATGGCCGGATTATCAACATGGCCTCCGTCTGCGGCATGACCGGCAGCAAGTCATTTCCGCTTCATGCCTATAATGCCTCCAAAGGCGCGGTCTTGAGTATGACCCGGGGCATGGGGGCTTCCTTGGCTCCATACGGCATAACTGTGAATGCCATTGGCCCCAGCCTGTTCCGCACGGAAATGACTGAACGCGCCCTGTATCAGGACAGTTTTCTCCAGTTGTACAATGCGCAGTGTCCCATCGGCCGGCCCGGCAATCCGGAGGAATTGAACGGTGCAGCCATCTATTTTGCCTCGGACGCTTCCAGCTACACGACGGGCCAAACCCTGTATGTTGACGGGGGCTGGACCTCGGTTTGA
- a CDS encoding IS3 family transposase produces MAQTGERNAKKVLGNLDAGDETERYVTIERASSEYPVRHLCKVFGVSRSGYYAFLKRKAFDRDREDRELVKKVYEHYNGVYGYRQIQLFLLQDHGVWMNHKKVLRLMQVLGIRSRIRRKHRCNYASSDGGRVAKNLLKRDFKADAPNQKWVTDVTQYRVGESWLYLSAVKDLFNNEIVAYHMSQKNDNPLVLQTFEKAFNKTKDVTGLIVHSDQGFQYTSHAYHDMLPKVGARISMSRRGNGYDNASMESFFSHLKTEGLYPYDIRNLDEAQRRIEAYIQFYNQYRPQRRLNKLPPVEYRKQLTA; encoded by the coding sequence ATGGCTCAAACAGGAGAACGAAATGCTAAAAAAGTGCTTGGAAATCTGGATGCAGGAGATGAAACAGAGCGGTATGTAACGATTGAGAGAGCCTCAAGTGAATATCCGGTTCGTCATTTGTGCAAAGTGTTTGGGGTCTCCAGAAGCGGATATTACGCCTTTCTAAAGCGCAAAGCATTCGATCGGGACCGAGAAGATAGAGAACTTGTGAAGAAGGTTTACGAGCACTACAACGGAGTTTACGGATACCGACAGATCCAGTTATTCTTGCTGCAGGATCACGGAGTCTGGATGAATCATAAGAAGGTGCTACGGCTCATGCAGGTACTTGGAATCCGGTCACGAATAAGGCGAAAACATCGCTGTAATTACGCATCTTCGGACGGAGGGCGAGTCGCTAAAAACCTACTGAAGCGAGATTTCAAGGCGGATGCTCCTAACCAAAAATGGGTTACCGATGTGACTCAATACCGGGTGGGAGAATCGTGGCTCTATCTTTCTGCGGTGAAAGATTTGTTTAACAATGAAATTGTAGCCTACCACATGAGTCAGAAAAATGACAATCCACTGGTTCTACAGACCTTTGAGAAAGCCTTTAACAAGACAAAAGACGTGACCGGACTGATCGTTCACAGCGACCAGGGATTCCAATACACGTCTCATGCATACCATGACATGCTGCCAAAGGTTGGCGCCCGAATCAGCATGTCCCGCCGAGGAAATGGTTATGACAATGCCTCCATGGAGAGCTTCTTCTCGCATCTCAAAACGGAAGGGCTCTACCCTTATGATATCCGAAATCTGGACGAGGCACAAAGACGAATTGAAGCCTATATTCAATTTTACAACCAGTATCGACCGCAACGAAGACTAAATAAGCTGCCTCCGGTGGAGTACCGGAAGCAGCTTACAGCCTAG
- a CDS encoding glycoside hydrolase family 88 protein, with product MKQMEDTAWVEEAWSKALEKTGINSQRIGAEFPHASQSGKYVLEAPDWWTAGFWPGMLWQFYGECGDESLKAIAMRCEKRLDEVLEGYVRLDHDLGFMWTLTSVANYKLTGNEISRIRALKAANYLSARFNLKGRYIRAWNPWREGEDNSGVAIIDCCMNTSLLFWASAETGDPRYRHTAEAHMDTVLEHFIRADGSVYHIVNFNPDTGEVKEKLGGQGYGSESAWSRGAAWAIYGLALAYHHSGKQEYLHAAQRVADFFLTRLPEDHVPHWDFRAPGETGEIRDTSAGSCAASGLLLLARLADDPESHVYRSGALKIMESLYRNYGTWDQPDEEGLLLHGTSNYPENRNIDVPLIYGDFFYVEALARLKEAGPFYWE from the coding sequence ATGAAACAAATGGAAGATACGGCCTGGGTAGAAGAAGCCTGGAGTAAGGCACTGGAGAAAACGGGGATAAACAGCCAAAGAATCGGCGCTGAATTCCCTCATGCAAGTCAGAGCGGCAAATATGTGCTGGAAGCCCCGGATTGGTGGACAGCCGGATTTTGGCCCGGTATGCTGTGGCAGTTCTACGGAGAATGCGGTGACGAGAGCCTGAAAGCGATTGCCATGCGCTGTGAGAAACGGCTTGACGAGGTGCTGGAAGGATACGTCAGACTGGATCATGATCTGGGCTTTATGTGGACTTTAACCAGTGTGGCGAATTACAAGCTGACAGGAAATGAAATATCGCGGATTCGGGCCTTAAAAGCGGCCAATTACTTGTCCGCCCGCTTCAACCTGAAAGGCCGCTATATCCGGGCCTGGAATCCTTGGCGGGAAGGGGAGGACAACAGTGGTGTTGCAATTATTGACTGCTGCATGAATACCAGCCTGTTGTTCTGGGCTTCCGCAGAGACAGGCGATCCGCGCTACCGTCATACCGCCGAGGCGCACATGGATACCGTGCTGGAGCATTTCATCCGGGCAGACGGCTCGGTGTACCATATCGTCAACTTCAATCCGGACACGGGGGAGGTGAAGGAGAAGCTTGGCGGGCAGGGCTACGGTTCTGAATCTGCCTGGTCGCGCGGCGCAGCCTGGGCTATTTACGGCCTGGCGCTGGCGTACCACCATTCGGGCAAACAGGAGTATCTGCATGCTGCCCAGCGGGTTGCGGATTTCTTTTTGACCCGGCTTCCGGAAGATCATGTTCCCCATTGGGACTTCAGGGCGCCAGGGGAAACCGGTGAAATCCGCGATACCTCTGCCGGCTCCTGCGCAGCGAGCGGCCTGCTGCTGCTGGCCCGCCTGGCAGACGATCCGGAGTCACATGTGTACCGCAGCGGTGCGCTGAAGATCATGGAGTCTCTCTACCGGAATTACGGAACCTGGGACCAGCCGGACGAGGAAGGGCTGCTGCTTCACGGAACAAGCAACTATCCGGAGAACCGCAACATTGACGTTCCCCTTATCTACGGTGATTTCTTTTATGTCGAGGCGCTGGCCCGGCTTAAGGAAGCCGGCCCGTTCTACTGGGAATAG
- a CDS encoding sodium-dependent transporter has translation MNQFKGETSLLSEKKERFSSSGFIFAAIGSSVGLGNMWKFPYITGENGGAAFFLLFIVCLVLIGLPVLLAELAIGRSGRGSAATSFIRAGGGKGWKAAGILQVVAPFLILSFYIIVAGWTLNYALIAFNGQLFSTSDYAGQFGSFISGYMPIVWQGVAMLITAGVVILGVSGGIEKFNKVLIPGLVVLLIVLMIRAVTLPGSGEGVSFFLKPDFSVLTAESALVALGHAFFSLSLGMGILLTYGSYVDKRQSLGSAALAIGAGDLVYAFIAGLIIFPTTFSFGIAPDQGPSLIFIALPAAFSAMPFGSFFGGLFFILLAIAALTSAVSLLEVPVSFAMERWNWSRQRAVWILSLICFLLGIPSAMSLGMFPELTFGGKALFDWMDFITSNIMLPLGGLLITIFAGYFWKGAAEAAGLQARWFRIWLFMLRYVAPVLVFLVLLHTSGILTF, from the coding sequence ATGAATCAGTTTAAAGGTGAAACAAGCCTGCTTTCGGAGAAAAAGGAGCGTTTTTCTTCCAGCGGCTTTATTTTTGCGGCCATCGGCAGCTCAGTGGGTCTGGGAAATATGTGGAAGTTCCCTTATATTACAGGAGAAAATGGAGGGGCGGCTTTTTTCCTGCTCTTCATCGTCTGCCTGGTGCTGATCGGCTTGCCGGTATTGCTGGCTGAGCTGGCCATCGGACGCAGCGGACGCGGAAGCGCGGCGACTTCGTTCATACGGGCCGGAGGCGGGAAGGGCTGGAAGGCAGCCGGAATTCTGCAAGTGGTGGCGCCGTTTCTGATCCTCTCCTTTTATATTATTGTTGCAGGCTGGACGCTGAACTACGCGCTGATCGCCTTCAATGGACAATTGTTCAGCACAAGTGATTACGCGGGTCAGTTTGGCTCCTTTATCTCAGGGTATATGCCGATAGTCTGGCAGGGCGTTGCCATGCTGATTACGGCGGGGGTAGTTATCCTTGGGGTTTCTGGCGGGATTGAGAAATTTAATAAAGTATTGATTCCCGGCCTGGTCGTTCTTCTCATTGTGTTGATGATCCGCGCCGTAACGCTGCCGGGTTCAGGCGAAGGGGTATCCTTTTTCCTCAAACCGGACTTCTCGGTGCTGACGGCCGAATCCGCGCTGGTCGCCTTGGGACATGCCTTCTTCTCGCTGTCGCTCGGGATGGGGATTCTGCTGACTTACGGTTCTTATGTGGATAAAAGACAGTCGCTGGGCAGCGCAGCACTGGCGATTGGCGCCGGAGATCTGGTGTACGCGTTTATCGCCGGATTGATTATTTTTCCGACGACGTTCTCGTTTGGCATTGCCCCCGATCAGGGGCCTTCACTGATTTTCATCGCGCTGCCGGCAGCTTTCTCGGCCATGCCTTTTGGTTCGTTCTTCGGCGGCCTGTTCTTCATTCTGCTGGCGATTGCCGCTTTGACCTCAGCCGTATCATTGCTTGAAGTGCCTGTATCCTTCGCTATGGAGCGCTGGAATTGGAGCCGCCAGCGTGCAGTCTGGATCTTGTCTCTCATCTGTTTCCTGCTCGGTATTCCCTCAGCGATGTCGCTGGGGATGTTCCCGGAGCTTACATTCGGCGGCAAAGCCTTGTTTGACTGGATGGATTTCATCACCTCCAACATTATGCTGCCCCTTGGCGGCCTGCTGATCACCATTTTTGCCGGGTACTTCTGGAAGGGGGCAGCGGAAGCGGCCGGGCTGCAGGCGCGCTGGTTCCGCATCTGGCTGTTCATGCTCCGGTATGTCGCCCCGGTTCTGGTGTTCCTGGTGCTGCTGCATACCTCGGGAATTTTGACCTTTTAA
- a CDS encoding PucR family transcriptional regulator: MSISFEQLSRHFDKQAVRVHRNRRLEDEIYSDAILITKSLTSFAPEFIYVGKRSMLPGNAANMENASLMLINDAELPVQEDVESSPNIIEFTAGEDVFEIYNQTRELFLEKAETEQAKATLLKAFAAGKGMDHIVSVAADILGNPVIVIDLSYKVLAYSDSEVNDPVWRDNLQKGYCSYDFIAAVQKMKSVQNGAKSGEPYEVFCSGSAAAKMVARIKIGDKPVGNLILLGTERPIHPRDRDLAAFAGEMVAAELQKNSFYRNSAHAVYDELIYDLLENHLSGKELVQERLRSGNIRLTGRLSVLVLDIAQYDASGKYNGYLRDRISTLFTAERQIFYNGYIVSIWERELKAARMDCGPDMREFLTSNQIRLGISSEFSDIADCRKYYLQAVKALEIGLIAMPADPVVLYSDVQLYDMLSAYTQGDYREVCHPALLTLREYDGKHHADLYHTLFIYLKNNRQLQRTATELFIHRNTLRYRLHQIRVLIHVDLDNIDNVLKLYMSYKMTAYLDRLREAGECTSG; encoded by the coding sequence ATGAGTATTAGCTTTGAGCAACTGAGCAGGCATTTTGACAAGCAAGCAGTCCGTGTTCACCGGAACAGGAGATTAGAGGATGAGATCTACAGTGATGCTATACTCATTACGAAGAGTCTAACCTCCTTTGCGCCCGAATTTATCTATGTGGGCAAGAGATCCATGCTGCCGGGAAATGCCGCTAATATGGAGAATGCCAGCCTGATGCTGATCAATGACGCGGAGCTTCCTGTACAGGAGGATGTCGAGAGCAGCCCGAATATCATTGAGTTTACAGCGGGAGAAGATGTCTTCGAAATCTACAATCAGACCAGGGAGCTGTTTCTGGAAAAAGCGGAAACGGAGCAGGCCAAGGCAACGCTGCTCAAAGCTTTTGCGGCCGGAAAAGGGATGGATCACATCGTATCGGTGGCAGCGGATATATTGGGTAATCCGGTAATCGTCATTGATTTAAGCTATAAAGTTCTGGCCTATTCAGACAGCGAAGTGAACGATCCGGTCTGGAGGGATAATCTGCAGAAGGGCTACTGCTCCTATGATTTTATTGCCGCCGTCCAAAAGATGAAAAGCGTACAAAACGGTGCAAAGTCCGGGGAACCGTATGAAGTGTTCTGCAGCGGCAGTGCTGCCGCGAAAATGGTGGCCAGGATTAAAATCGGGGACAAGCCTGTCGGCAATCTTATTTTGCTGGGCACAGAACGGCCTATCCATCCGAGGGACCGTGACCTAGCCGCTTTTGCCGGGGAGATGGTGGCGGCGGAACTGCAGAAGAACAGCTTTTACCGGAATTCTGCGCATGCCGTGTATGATGAGCTGATCTATGATCTGCTGGAAAATCACTTGAGCGGCAAGGAACTTGTCCAAGAGAGGCTTAGAAGCGGTAATATCAGGCTGACCGGCAGGCTGTCCGTGCTGGTGCTGGATATTGCGCAGTATGATGCTTCCGGCAAATACAACGGATATTTACGGGACCGGATCAGTACGCTTTTTACCGCGGAACGTCAGATCTTTTATAATGGGTATATTGTCAGTATCTGGGAACGGGAGCTTAAGGCAGCAAGAATGGATTGTGGTCCTGATATGCGCGAATTCCTGACCTCGAATCAGATTCGCCTGGGAATCAGCAGTGAATTCAGCGATATTGCGGATTGCCGCAAATACTATCTGCAGGCGGTCAAAGCGCTGGAGATCGGCCTGATCGCCATGCCTGCCGACCCTGTGGTCTTATACTCCGATGTGCAGCTGTACGACATGTTGTCTGCCTACACACAAGGGGATTACCGGGAGGTATGCCATCCGGCGCTGCTTACGTTGCGGGAATACGACGGGAAGCACCATGCTGACCTGTATCATACCCTTTTTATCTATCTGAAAAACAACCGGCAGCTGCAAAGAACCGCCACCGAGCTGTTCATCCACCGCAACACCCTGCGGTACCGTCTGCACCAGATCCGTGTATTGATCCATGTGGATTTAGACAATATTGATAACGTTCTGAAATTATATATGTCCTATAAAATGACCGCCTACCTTGATAGATTGAGGGAAGCAGGAGAATGCACAAGCGGATAG
- a CDS encoding response regulator, with the protein MTVYKIVIVDDHFVVREGLKLILETNEQFEVIGEAENGLEALPIIAELQPNVILMDLNMPVMGGLETMQELKKQGSKIPVIILTTYNEDDLMIGGLAIGAKGYLLKDTSRENLFRNIESAVRGETLLSTDIMERVIAARSQEKGRVYASNEANSLSDKETHILQAVARGLKSKVIALDMGISERTVKAHLTTIYNKLGVESRSQAVAVALERGILDN; encoded by the coding sequence ATGACGGTGTATAAAATTGTAATTGTAGACGATCACTTTGTAGTACGTGAAGGCCTAAAGCTGATTCTCGAAACAAATGAGCAATTCGAAGTCATTGGTGAGGCTGAAAACGGGTTAGAGGCGTTGCCTATAATTGCGGAATTGCAGCCGAATGTGATTCTTATGGACTTAAATATGCCAGTTATGGGCGGCCTGGAAACCATGCAGGAATTAAAGAAGCAAGGATCTAAGATTCCAGTTATTATCCTCACGACCTATAACGAAGATGATCTAATGATAGGCGGGCTGGCTATAGGGGCAAAGGGATATTTATTAAAAGATACCAGCCGTGAGAATCTGTTCAGAAATATTGAATCAGCTGTTCGTGGGGAAACCTTGCTGTCGACAGATATAATGGAACGCGTAATTGCAGCAAGGTCCCAGGAGAAAGGACGGGTCTACGCTTCTAATGAAGCCAACAGCTTGAGTGACAAAGAAACACATATTCTGCAAGCTGTTGCCCGTGGGCTAAAAAGCAAAGTGATTGCCCTGGATATGGGCATTTCCGAACGTACCGTTAAAGCTCATTTAACAACGATTTATAATAAACTTGGAGTGGAATCACGTTCTCAGGCGGTAGCTGTTGCATTGGAGCGGGGGATTTTGGATAATTAA
- the sigK gene encoding RNA polymerase sporulation sigma factor SigK: protein MPGIISTIALLIKELTLLVSYVRNNAFPQPLSEQDESKYLGRMAEGDAKARNLLIEHNLRLVAHIVKKFDNTGEDMEDLISIGTIGLIKAIESYRPNKGTKLATFAARCIENEILMHLRSLKKTRKDVSLHDPIGTDKEGNEITLIDILGSEADDVIKEVDLKIEKSKIYRNLDILDDREKEVVVGRFGLDTGGEERTQREIAKELGISRSYVSRIEKRALMKLYHEFYKAKR from the coding sequence TTGCCAGGAATAATAAGCACGATAGCGCTGCTGATCAAAGAACTGACACTGCTGGTATCCTACGTAAGGAACAATGCTTTTCCCCAGCCGCTCTCCGAACAGGATGAAAGCAAATACTTAGGGAGGATGGCGGAGGGAGATGCTAAGGCTCGTAACTTGTTAATTGAACACAACTTGCGCTTAGTCGCCCACATAGTAAAAAAATTCGACAATACCGGCGAAGACATGGAGGACCTGATCTCCATCGGCACCATCGGGCTAATAAAAGCTATCGAGAGCTACCGCCCGAACAAAGGGACGAAGCTCGCTACTTTTGCTGCCCGTTGTATCGAAAATGAAATCCTGATGCACCTGAGATCGCTGAAAAAGACGCGCAAGGACGTATCCCTGCATGATCCGATAGGAACCGATAAGGAAGGTAATGAAATTACACTTATAGATATCCTTGGCTCCGAGGCCGACGATGTAATCAAGGAAGTCGATCTGAAGATCGAGAAGAGCAAGATCTACCGCAATCTCGACATCCTGGATGACCGGGAGAAGGAGGTCGTGGTGGGCCGCTTCGGTCTGGATACGGGGGGCGAGGAGCGGACGCAGCGGGAGATTGCGAAGGAGCTGGGGATTTCGCGGAGCTACGTTTCAAGAATAGAGAAAAGGGCGCTCATGAAGCTGTATCATGAGTTTTATAAGGCGAAGCGGTGA
- a CDS encoding SDR family oxidoreductase, which translates to MRLENKVAVVTGAASGMGKAIAELYAKEGAKVIVSDLNLAGAEEVAAGINSIGGEAVAVKTNVAHESDINEMIDLAIFTFGGLDILVNNAGIMDDMAPVGDVLDGKWELMFDVNTKSVMRAIRKAIPIFLEQGNGIIVNVASTGGFSGAHAGVAYTASKHAVVGITKNTGFMYAQKGIRCNAIAPGATMTNIVNTISNVNELGAARTKVIKGVIPRLGQPEEIAQVALFLASDESSFVNGAVITADAGWTAGF; encoded by the coding sequence ATGCGTTTAGAAAATAAAGTAGCAGTTGTCACAGGTGCAGCTTCAGGAATGGGTAAAGCGATCGCCGAGTTGTACGCTAAAGAGGGGGCTAAGGTAATTGTCTCCGATTTGAACTTAGCTGGAGCGGAAGAGGTTGCAGCTGGTATTAATAGTATTGGAGGCGAAGCCGTTGCTGTTAAAACGAATGTTGCTCACGAAAGTGACATTAATGAGATGATTGATCTGGCGATTTTTACCTTTGGGGGGCTGGACATTCTGGTCAACAATGCTGGAATAATGGATGATATGGCACCAGTTGGCGATGTACTGGATGGGAAGTGGGAGCTTATGTTTGATGTGAATACGAAAAGTGTAATGCGGGCCATTCGCAAAGCGATCCCTATATTCCTGGAACAAGGAAATGGCATTATTGTTAATGTAGCATCAACCGGCGGTTTTAGCGGAGCTCATGCCGGTGTTGCTTACACAGCTTCCAAACACGCAGTGGTTGGTATTACAAAAAATACTGGTTTTATGTATGCACAGAAGGGGATTCGCTGCAATGCGATAGCGCCTGGAGCCACAATGACCAATATCGTCAATACAATATCAAATGTGAATGAATTAGGTGCAGCACGCACAAAGGTGATTAAAGGTGTAATTCCCCGTCTCGGACAGCCGGAGGAAATTGCTCAGGTTGCGTTATTCCTCGCATCAGATGAATCCAGCTTCGTCAACGGTGCTGTAATTACGGCAGACGCAGGCTGGACAGCAGGCTTTTAA
- a CDS encoding sensor histidine kinase, which produces MNEKNGMQSISELFASRLPTIIWLSIVYAGTIVLQFLKDPLILESAVFTGLFTLHVLLHWNSYRITQKTFWIYFSIQAVLVYLCAILMRDGYQAVLVGLLPILIAQSLGYSFRVKRVIFISFISIIVFFDSALTVGDTDELLVFLPIFILMLIVVLAYAILFFKQVQERLRIQSFLEDLREAHEKVEELTLANERQRMARDLHDTLAQGVAGLIMRLEAADAHMSQNHTERAHEIIGQSMQQARRTLAEARRAIDNLRLKSAPEIDFKEAVADEIEHFNEATGIIVTKDYRLNKRLSRLQMEHSLHIIKECLTNIARHAKADKVCVSVSSHNDKLIVEIRDNGIGFKTDDIGKDAGHYGLLGLKERVRLIGGEVYMNSTSEGTTIKFAAPLTKGERI; this is translated from the coding sequence TTGAACGAAAAAAACGGAATGCAAAGCATCAGTGAGCTGTTCGCCTCAAGGCTGCCGACTATAATATGGTTATCCATTGTGTATGCCGGAACAATAGTACTGCAATTTCTTAAAGATCCATTAATTCTCGAAAGTGCTGTATTTACAGGTTTATTTACACTTCATGTGTTGTTGCATTGGAACTCTTACAGAATCACACAAAAAACATTCTGGATATACTTTTCTATTCAAGCTGTTCTGGTCTATCTTTGTGCCATTTTAATGCGTGACGGTTATCAGGCTGTTTTAGTTGGACTGCTGCCTATATTGATAGCCCAGAGCCTTGGTTATTCGTTTCGGGTGAAGCGGGTCATTTTTATTTCCTTTATTAGTATTATTGTCTTTTTTGATTCAGCTTTGACTGTGGGAGATACGGATGAATTACTCGTGTTTCTTCCTATTTTTATCCTGATGCTTATTGTTGTTCTGGCTTATGCAATATTATTCTTCAAGCAAGTACAGGAGCGGCTTAGAATTCAGAGTTTCCTTGAGGATCTAAGGGAAGCGCATGAAAAAGTAGAGGAATTAACACTTGCGAATGAACGCCAGCGTATGGCGCGGGACTTGCATGATACACTGGCGCAGGGAGTTGCCGGACTCATTATGCGGCTTGAGGCTGCAGATGCACATATGTCACAAAATCATACAGAGCGGGCACATGAAATCATCGGTCAGTCGATGCAGCAGGCACGCCGGACGCTGGCTGAAGCCCGGAGAGCGATTGACAACTTACGTTTAAAATCGGCTCCGGAGATAGACTTCAAAGAGGCGGTAGCAGATGAAATCGAGCATTTTAATGAAGCTACCGGTATCATCGTTACAAAGGATTATCGTTTGAACAAAAGATTATCCAGGCTGCAGATGGAACACAGTTTACACATTATTAAAGAATGTCTTACTAATATTGCCCGTCATGCCAAGGCTGATAAAGTATGCGTATCGGTTTCTTCACATAACGACAAGTTAATCGTTGAAATTAGAGACAACGGCATTGGTTTTAAAACAGATGATATCGGCAAGGACGCCGGACACTATGGATTATTGGGACTAAAAGAACGGGTAAGGCTGATTGGCGGAGAAGTTTATATGAACAGTACTTCCGAAGGCACCACTATTAAATTTGCAGCGCCCTTAACTAAAGGAGAACGTATATGA
- a CDS encoding Mbeg1-like protein: MGNILSYLRWRGDISLKERPFNEVDNLVLAALSYLDLEGIVPGIGQGKCITVEEACDSYFKNQKEVDIERLKRLSIVDNALLKEMAQSERFKHAKLSNFVDIMDEAKLMQFSALLIELDDGTFYVAYRGTDNSILGWREDFTISFQTVSAQLSALAYLETVVAPNQKMYRVGGHSKGGNLAMYASMMCADSVRERILEIYNNDGPGFCKDLPWATNIEKIQDRTVQIVPEFSVIGMLFTATETSSNIIGSCATGLMQHHPMTWEVEGSAFVRKSDLINRCKLINEMIDNWIENVDFEQRKTFTSDLFDALGAGGANLVTDLPNGGVDGFESILFALGSSDVKTKAAISIFFKSVIAGCRKIDIVALLKSKTMIKGACVALLGLFFMQNPEFPFRILGSLFFFSIFSFSVFKYVRHLKKVKNNVPVWKHTSKLYLLLLGLSSIILLKGNTFSVSTHMLLSFGFLVNAYLNFNQYLKTTNMKSKKWVLLPNSVISLLLGIVSWVTANHIETIFIYFMATYLILSGVAEMIDSMYENAQNRLQKEHRLRS, encoded by the coding sequence ATGGGGAATATTCTATCCTATTTAAGATGGCGTGGCGATATTAGCCTCAAAGAACGCCCTTTTAACGAAGTTGACAACCTGGTATTGGCGGCGTTATCCTACCTTGATCTTGAGGGAATTGTTCCGGGTATAGGTCAAGGCAAGTGTATTACTGTGGAGGAAGCCTGCGATTCTTATTTTAAAAATCAAAAGGAGGTAGATATAGAGCGTTTGAAGCGCTTGTCCATTGTGGATAATGCTTTGCTCAAAGAAATGGCACAATCAGAACGCTTTAAACATGCAAAGCTCTCAAACTTTGTTGATATTATGGATGAAGCTAAACTTATGCAGTTTTCCGCACTACTTATAGAACTAGATGATGGTACGTTTTATGTTGCTTACCGTGGAACAGATAATTCCATTTTGGGATGGCGAGAAGACTTTACTATTAGTTTTCAGACAGTATCTGCCCAGCTTTCGGCCTTGGCCTATCTTGAAACAGTCGTAGCCCCTAACCAGAAGATGTATCGTGTTGGGGGCCATTCTAAAGGCGGGAATCTTGCGATGTATGCCTCCATGATGTGCGCTGATTCTGTTAGAGAACGGATTCTGGAAATCTATAATAACGATGGTCCTGGATTTTGTAAGGATTTACCATGGGCTACGAATATTGAAAAGATTCAAGATAGAACCGTTCAAATTGTACCTGAGTTTAGTGTAATAGGTATGTTATTTACGGCAACCGAAACATCCTCAAACATTATTGGAAGCTGTGCAACAGGTCTAATGCAACATCACCCCATGACCTGGGAAGTCGAAGGCAGTGCATTTGTCCGAAAAAGTGACTTAATCAATCGCTGTAAATTAATAAATGAAATGATTGATAACTGGATCGAAAATGTTGATTTTGAACAGAGAAAAACCTTTACGAGTGACTTATTTGATGCTTTAGGAGCGGGTGGAGCAAACTTAGTGACAGATCTGCCCAACGGCGGGGTTGACGGTTTTGAATCCATCTTATTTGCTTTAGGTAGTTCAGATGTTAAGACAAAGGCAGCCATATCGATATTTTTTAAATCTGTTATTGCAGGGTGTCGAAAAATTGACATAGTCGCTCTTCTTAAATCCAAGACAATGATAAAAGGTGCCTGCGTTGCACTACTAGGATTGTTTTTTATGCAGAATCCCGAATTTCCATTTAGAATTCTCGGTTCACTGTTCTTTTTTTCAATTTTTTCATTTTCTGTTTTCAAATATGTCCGTCATCTTAAAAAGGTTAAAAATAATGTACCTGTTTGGAAACACACATCCAAGTTATACTTACTACTCTTGGGATTATCCTCAATTATTTTATTGAAGGGAAATACCTTTTCCGTATCTACACATATGCTGCTTAGCTTTGGATTTTTAGTAAATGCTTATCTGAACTTTAATCAATATCTGAAAACAACGAATATGAAAAGCAAAAAATGGGTGTTGCTACCGAACTCTGTTATTTCATTGTTGCTCGGAATCGTTTCGTGGGTGACTGCCAATCATATCGAGACTATATTCATTTACTTTATGGCAACTTATTTAATTCTCTCAGGAGTTGCTGAGATGATTGATTCGATGTATGAGAATGCCCAAAACAGGTTGCAAAAGGAGCATAGACTAAGGTCGTGA